A genomic region of Catalinimonas niigatensis contains the following coding sequences:
- a CDS encoding HepT-like ribonuclease domain-containing protein, giving the protein MTEKGKKYLSDIVRAIDLIEDFTKGIDTFNAYEADLKSQSAVERQLAIIGEALNKFRKAEPVIAIKHDKQIIAFRNRLIHAYDSIDNAIVWMILKRHLPKLKEEIENQQEL; this is encoded by the coding sequence ATGACGGAAAAGGGCAAAAAATACTTGTCTGATATTGTAAGAGCCATTGACCTGATTGAAGATTTTACAAAGGGGATAGACACTTTCAATGCTTATGAAGCCGATCTTAAAAGCCAAAGTGCTGTGGAAAGACAGTTGGCTATCATCGGTGAAGCGTTAAACAAATTCCGTAAAGCTGAACCTGTAATTGCTATTAAGCACGACAAGCAAATTATCGCATTCAGAAACCGATTGATTCATGCCTATGACAGTATAGATAACGCGATCGTTTGGATGATTCTAAAGAGGCATTTGCCAAAACTGAAAGAAGAGATTGAAAATCAACAAGAATTGTAG
- a CDS encoding nucleotidyltransferase family protein — MKLQQAIQSRSSDFLSLCQAHQVKTLYAFGSSITEHFNEKTSDIDLLVEIDEDDPIERGEKLMSFWDKLEAFFHRKVDLLTDTSIKNPILKKHIDQTKILIYDGKGQKILV; from the coding sequence ATGAAACTACAACAAGCCATACAAAGCAGAAGCAGTGATTTTTTGTCTTTATGTCAAGCCCATCAAGTAAAGACCCTGTATGCCTTTGGCTCATCTATCACGGAGCATTTTAATGAAAAGACAAGTGATATTGATCTTCTTGTTGAAATTGACGAGGATGACCCTATTGAACGTGGTGAAAAACTAATGTCTTTCTGGGATAAACTTGAAGCTTTTTTTCACCGCAAAGTAGATTTGTTAACTGATACTTCTATTAAAAACCCTATTCTGAAAAAGCATATTGATCAAACTAAAATTCTGATTTATGACGGAAAAGGGCAAAAAATACTTGTCTGA
- a CDS encoding HU family DNA-binding protein, producing the protein MSIPFNVVAKINPQKKTQPKKYYATAHSSGEVTIRKMAKQIAEITTVSMPDVIATLESLVMIIPRHIEEGAIVRLGELGSLRISLSSEGCDTEEEVNASKIKKAKYIFTPGSELQETLKVLKYSKVKKAASPAPEQV; encoded by the coding sequence ATGAGTATACCTTTTAATGTAGTGGCGAAGATCAACCCTCAGAAGAAGACGCAGCCCAAAAAGTATTATGCAACAGCACACAGCAGTGGCGAAGTGACCATTCGTAAGATGGCTAAACAAATTGCTGAGATCACTACGGTAAGTATGCCCGATGTGATTGCTACGCTGGAATCATTGGTGATGATTATCCCCCGGCACATTGAAGAGGGAGCGATTGTACGTTTGGGAGAGCTGGGTTCGTTGAGGATCAGCCTGAGCAGCGAAGGCTGTGATACGGAAGAAGAAGTGAATGCCAGCAAGATCAAGAAAGCGAAGTACATCTTTACGCCCGGCTCAGAACTACAGGAAACCCTGAAAGTACTCAAATACAGTAAAGTAAAGAAGGCGGCAAGTCCAGCCCCTGAACAGGTTTAA
- a CDS encoding Gfo/Idh/MocA family protein — protein sequence MMKKQPNQKGKTMQRRDFLKGSAMSAASFMIVPRHVLGGKGFKAPSDTVNIAAIGAGGMGASNMSKLTSQNIVALADCDHDWVRKSVSRDDRSELRAAYEKAKWYKDFREMLDKQKDIDAVVIATPDHVHAAAANTAMKMGKHVYVQKPLTYTVHESRVLRKTAKESGVVTQMGNQGHSNDDARLVNEWVQAGAIGPVREVHVWTNRPIWPQGMDRPEGKAKVPKDLAWDVFLGPAPYVEYSPEYHPFAWRGWTDYGVGALGDMGAHLIDHPYWALGLDYPDTVEASSTPWGGKDNSKVSYPLSTSVTYTFPARGMYPEVKMHWYDGGVMPARPAVLPDEVKLDRGGGVIFVGEKGILMHETYGSNPQMYPQSLMEEYADTPQTYKRVETSHEMNWVEAILGNTEAVSPFDYAAPLNETMLLGVVALHAPGETLRYDSEKMEFTNNKEVNQHLSREYRDGWTLA from the coding sequence ATGATGAAAAAACAACCTAATCAAAAAGGTAAAACAATGCAAAGGAGGGATTTTTTGAAAGGCTCTGCAATGTCAGCAGCTTCTTTCATGATCGTTCCCCGGCATGTACTTGGAGGAAAAGGCTTTAAAGCACCTAGCGATACCGTCAATATCGCTGCCATTGGTGCCGGTGGTATGGGTGCCTCTAACATGAGCAAACTTACCAGCCAGAACATTGTAGCACTGGCCGACTGCGACCATGACTGGGTGCGCAAGTCAGTATCCAGAGATGACCGCTCTGAACTTCGTGCTGCCTACGAAAAAGCCAAGTGGTACAAAGACTTCCGCGAGATGCTGGACAAGCAAAAGGATATTGATGCGGTAGTCATCGCTACTCCTGACCATGTACATGCTGCCGCAGCCAATACGGCGATGAAAATGGGCAAGCATGTGTACGTGCAAAAACCCCTCACCTACACCGTACATGAATCCCGCGTACTCCGCAAAACGGCTAAAGAAAGCGGTGTGGTGACACAAATGGGTAATCAGGGACACTCTAATGACGATGCCCGCCTTGTCAACGAATGGGTACAGGCAGGAGCTATAGGTCCGGTACGTGAAGTACACGTGTGGACCAACCGTCCGATATGGCCGCAGGGCATGGATCGCCCTGAAGGTAAAGCTAAAGTACCTAAGGATCTGGCCTGGGATGTGTTCCTCGGACCTGCTCCCTACGTAGAATACAGCCCTGAGTATCATCCCTTCGCCTGGAGAGGCTGGACTGATTATGGCGTAGGCGCTTTGGGTGATATGGGTGCTCACCTGATTGACCATCCCTACTGGGCACTGGGACTGGATTATCCCGATACGGTAGAAGCTTCTTCTACCCCCTGGGGCGGTAAAGACAACAGTAAGGTATCTTATCCGCTCTCCACCAGTGTTACCTATACCTTCCCTGCCCGTGGTATGTATCCTGAAGTAAAAATGCACTGGTATGATGGCGGCGTGATGCCTGCCCGCCCAGCGGTACTGCCCGATGAAGTGAAACTGGACAGAGGAGGCGGGGTAATCTTTGTAGGAGAAAAAGGCATCCTGATGCACGAGACTTACGGTTCTAATCCGCAGATGTATCCGCAGTCATTGATGGAGGAATACGCGGATACTCCTCAAACCTATAAGCGGGTAGAGACTTCGCATGAGATGAACTGGGTAGAAGCCATTCTGGGAAATACCGAAGCAGTCAGTCCTTTTGACTATGCTGCACCTCTCAATGAGACCATGCTGTTGGGTGTAGTGGCCCTGCATGCTCCCGGTGAGACGCTGCGCTATGACAGTGAGAAGATGGAATTTACCAACAACAAGGAAGTCAACCAACACCTCAGCCGGGAGTACCGCGACGGCTGGACACTGGCATAA
- the trxA gene encoding thioredoxin has translation MEYMINFEEDVLMRSQEVPVVVDFWAPWCGPCQTLGPIIEALAKEAGGKWELVKVNTDEQQEVSLKYKIRGIPAVKMFYMGEVKAEFTGALPRHQIIKWLDENLPEQDGDPLTQIVDTLFTDRHQQAAQALEQFVGEQPDHEEARLWLAAATVGKHPERAQLSLPENHKLYELSTQIKNLAEVMTCQEAAPPALEEKIKTAQQALQDDRHEEVIQALIAATMMDKNYCDELPRRASVALFLMLGEQHPITKKYRRQFNMALY, from the coding sequence ATGGAATACATGATCAATTTTGAAGAAGATGTACTGATGCGAAGCCAGGAAGTGCCGGTAGTGGTAGACTTTTGGGCACCCTGGTGCGGCCCCTGCCAGACTTTAGGACCTATCATAGAAGCCCTGGCCAAAGAAGCAGGAGGGAAGTGGGAACTGGTCAAGGTGAATACGGATGAACAACAGGAGGTTTCTCTCAAGTACAAGATTCGTGGCATTCCTGCCGTCAAAATGTTTTATATGGGCGAAGTAAAAGCAGAATTTACCGGAGCGCTCCCCCGGCATCAGATCATCAAATGGCTGGACGAAAACCTCCCCGAACAGGATGGTGACCCCCTGACCCAAATCGTAGATACTTTGTTTACCGACCGGCATCAGCAGGCTGCGCAGGCATTGGAACAGTTTGTCGGTGAGCAGCCTGATCATGAGGAAGCCAGACTCTGGCTGGCTGCTGCTACCGTGGGTAAGCATCCTGAACGCGCCCAGCTAAGCCTGCCGGAAAACCATAAGCTCTATGAGCTGAGCACACAGATCAAAAATCTGGCAGAAGTGATGACCTGCCAGGAAGCAGCACCTCCGGCATTGGAGGAAAAGATCAAAACGGCACAGCAAGCTTTACAAGATGACCGGCACGAAGAAGTGATACAAGCACTCATTGCTGCCACCATGATGGATAAAAACTATTGCGATGAACTTCCCCGCCGTGCTTCGGTCGCTTTATTTCTCATGCTGGGTGAGCAGCACCCGATTACCAAAAAGTACCGTCGCCAGTTCAATATGGCTTTATATTAA
- a CDS encoding metallophosphoesterase family protein produces the protein MPGFFYQAISRKTFIKQTASLLGAVSVGSSFFAHAASPTQELHYALLSDTHVAADKSNEYRRFFPYQNLQKVVAQLSSMQHEGIIINGDVARLEGKEEDYQQVKALLSPLSSKVPIHIGMGNHDDRAPFFSVFPADDPSQVEDKHVSVIESDPVRIIILDSLLYVNKVAGLLGKSQRSWLESYLKSSDEKPTVLFVHHTLEDRDSDLLDAERMFDVIRPHQKVKAVFYGHSHRYHIEEKEGIYLVNLPAIGYNFTDDQPIGWVDALFTPSGVGLKLHAIGGNPERDGEEKTLQWRA, from the coding sequence ATGCCTGGATTTTTCTATCAAGCAATCTCTCGTAAAACATTCATCAAGCAGACGGCCTCCCTGCTAGGTGCCGTGTCAGTAGGCAGTTCTTTCTTTGCCCATGCAGCTTCACCCACACAGGAACTCCACTATGCGCTCCTGTCGGATACCCATGTGGCGGCAGATAAAAGCAACGAATACCGTAGGTTTTTTCCTTACCAGAATCTGCAAAAGGTAGTAGCACAGCTCAGTAGCATGCAGCATGAAGGTATCATCATCAATGGTGACGTAGCCCGGCTGGAAGGTAAGGAAGAAGATTATCAGCAGGTGAAAGCTTTGCTTAGCCCCTTATCTTCAAAAGTACCCATTCATATAGGGATGGGCAATCACGATGACAGAGCGCCTTTTTTTAGTGTGTTCCCTGCCGACGATCCTTCCCAGGTAGAAGATAAGCATGTGAGCGTGATTGAAAGTGATCCGGTCAGGATCATCATCCTGGACTCGTTATTATATGTTAACAAAGTGGCGGGCCTGCTGGGAAAATCGCAAAGAAGCTGGCTGGAAAGCTATCTGAAGTCTTCTGATGAAAAGCCCACCGTCTTATTTGTACACCATACCCTGGAGGACAGAGATTCAGATCTATTGGATGCTGAGCGTATGTTTGATGTGATTCGTCCTCATCAAAAAGTCAAAGCAGTATTTTACGGTCACTCACACCGCTATCATATAGAGGAAAAGGAAGGTATTTACCTGGTTAACCTCCCGGCAATCGGCTATAACTTTACTGATGACCAGCCCATAGGCTGGGTAGATGCCCTGTTTACACCCTCGGGCGTAGGCCTGAAGCTACATGCGATAGGCGGTAACCCTGAGCGGGATGGTGAAGAAAAGACACTACAGTGGAGGGCATAG
- a CDS encoding carbohydrate-binding family 9-like protein codes for MQAKIIHLLLLSLLPFFAMSQDNSLHIRSTADFEIDGKGSASAWEQTEWVKLPLRHGEGTDLLTQAKVLYSESGIYFLMQSKDERLTATLTEDFTNLFNEDVVEVFLWTDENFPMYFEYELSPLNYELPIMIPRTEDDFYGWLPWHYEGERRTRHATSIQGGAKESMAAIEGWTAEFFLPYTLLKPLGNIPPQKGTKWRANMYRIDYDSDKPLYWQWQPTSGSFHEYKKFGTFIFD; via the coding sequence ATGCAAGCCAAAATCATTCACCTTCTTCTTTTATCTCTCTTACCTTTTTTTGCCATGAGTCAAGACAATAGCCTGCATATCCGGAGTACTGCTGATTTTGAAATTGATGGGAAAGGAAGTGCTTCTGCCTGGGAACAAACCGAATGGGTCAAACTACCACTCAGGCATGGAGAAGGTACGGACCTGCTCACCCAGGCCAAAGTACTTTATTCCGAAAGCGGTATTTACTTTCTGATGCAAAGCAAAGATGAACGGCTTACGGCTACGCTTACCGAAGACTTTACCAACCTTTTTAATGAAGATGTGGTAGAAGTTTTCCTGTGGACAGATGAAAACTTTCCTATGTACTTTGAGTACGAATTGTCTCCGTTAAACTACGAACTGCCCATCATGATCCCCAGAACTGAAGATGACTTCTACGGCTGGCTGCCCTGGCATTATGAAGGGGAAAGAAGAACCAGGCACGCTACTTCTATCCAGGGAGGTGCCAAAGAAAGTATGGCAGCGATAGAAGGCTGGACGGCGGAGTTTTTCCTTCCCTATACTTTGCTCAAGCCTCTTGGAAACATTCCTCCACAAAAAGGGACAAAGTGGCGTGCTAATATGTACCGTATAGATTATGATTCTGACAAGCCTCTGTACTGGCAGTGGCAACCTACCAGCGGCAGTTTTCATGAATACAAAAAATTTGGCACTTTTATCTTTGATTAA
- the clpX gene encoding ATP-dependent Clp protease ATP-binding subunit ClpX produces the protein MPQQVTCSFCGRNKKDVDLMISGINAHICNYCINQAQQILDEELKVKSKSKSPEFNLMKPLDIKKYLDQYVVGQEEAKKVISVAVYNHYKRLMQQKDEEEIAIEKSNIIMAGETGTGKTYLARNLARILQVPFCIADATVLTEAGYVGEDVESILTRLLQAADYDVESAERGIVYIDEIDKIARKSDNPSITRDVSGEGVQQALLKLLEGTHVNVPPQGGRKHPDQKMISINTENILFICGGAFDGISRMIANRLNAKPLGFSGSSVNISEQHIDKENLLQYITAQDLRHFGLIPELIGRLPVLTHLEPLGKATLKMILTEPKNALTKQYKKLFKMENIDVAFKEDALDYIVEKAMEFKLGARGLRSICEAIITDAMFELPSQKEIKEFTIDKNYAQEKFEKSKFKRLSAA, from the coding sequence ATGCCACAGCAAGTCACTTGTTCATTTTGTGGGAGAAATAAAAAAGATGTGGACCTGATGATATCAGGGATCAATGCACACATCTGTAATTACTGTATCAATCAGGCACAACAAATTCTGGACGAAGAGCTGAAAGTTAAGAGCAAGAGCAAGTCTCCTGAGTTTAATCTTATGAAGCCTCTTGATATCAAAAAATACCTGGATCAATATGTGGTAGGACAGGAAGAAGCCAAGAAAGTGATTTCTGTGGCTGTCTATAATCACTATAAGCGCCTCATGCAACAGAAAGATGAGGAAGAGATAGCCATAGAGAAATCTAATATTATCATGGCGGGCGAAACGGGTACCGGCAAAACGTATCTGGCCCGCAACCTTGCCCGTATCTTACAGGTTCCTTTTTGTATTGCAGATGCTACCGTTCTTACCGAAGCCGGTTATGTTGGTGAAGATGTAGAAAGCATCCTGACCCGTTTATTACAGGCAGCCGATTATGATGTGGAATCCGCAGAGCGAGGCATCGTGTATATTGATGAAATAGATAAGATCGCCAGAAAATCTGACAATCCATCCATCACCCGCGATGTGAGCGGTGAAGGTGTGCAACAAGCTTTGCTTAAACTACTGGAGGGTACGCATGTGAATGTTCCCCCTCAGGGCGGAAGAAAGCATCCTGACCAGAAAATGATCTCCATCAATACCGAAAATATACTATTTATCTGCGGTGGTGCTTTTGATGGTATCTCAAGAATGATTGCCAACCGTCTCAATGCCAAGCCTTTGGGTTTCTCAGGAAGCAGCGTCAATATTTCCGAGCAGCATATTGACAAAGAAAATCTATTGCAGTATATCACTGCTCAGGACCTCCGCCACTTTGGCTTGATTCCCGAACTTATCGGCCGACTTCCGGTGCTTACTCATCTTGAACCTCTGGGCAAAGCTACCCTCAAGATGATCCTTACTGAGCCTAAAAACGCGCTCACCAAGCAGTATAAAAAGCTATTCAAGATGGAAAATATTGACGTTGCCTTCAAAGAAGATGCTTTAGATTATATTGTAGAAAAGGCTATGGAATTTAAATTAGGTGCAAGAGGCTTGCGTTCTATTTGTGAAGCCATCATTACTGATGCGATGTTTGAGCTTCCCTCTCAGAAGGAGATCAAAGAGTTTACCATTGACAAAAATTATGCGCAGGAGAAGTTTGAAAAATCTAAGTTCAAGCGTTTATCTGCAGCCTAG
- a CDS encoding ClpP family protease gives MINKDEFRKFAVKGQNINGNTFDQYVQRVENMTRAVIEERPTNFREIDVFSRLIMDRIIFLGMQVEENIGNIITAQLLFLESVDPKKDILLYINSPGGSVYAGLGIYDTMQYVNPNVATICTGMAASMGAVLLAGGAKNKRSALPHARIMIHQPSGGMQGKSRDMEVTLRQMQELRKDLYEIISYHSGQSYEKIEKDSDLDFWMRPEEAKKYGIVDEVLDRGYHARKKENS, from the coding sequence ATGATTAACAAAGACGAATTCCGTAAATTTGCTGTGAAAGGACAGAATATTAATGGCAATACTTTTGACCAATATGTTCAGCGTGTAGAAAATATGACACGTGCTGTCATTGAAGAACGCCCTACCAATTTCCGTGAGATTGATGTATTCTCCCGCCTTATTATGGATAGAATCATCTTTTTGGGCATGCAGGTAGAAGAGAATATTGGCAATATCATTACTGCCCAGCTCCTATTTTTGGAATCTGTAGACCCTAAGAAAGACATACTCCTGTACATAAACAGCCCCGGCGGCTCAGTATATGCCGGTCTGGGTATATATGATACCATGCAGTATGTAAACCCTAATGTGGCTACGATCTGTACGGGTATGGCAGCTTCTATGGGTGCTGTTTTACTTGCTGGTGGAGCAAAAAACAAGCGTTCTGCGCTACCACATGCCCGTATCATGATTCACCAGCCAAGTGGTGGTATGCAGGGAAAATCCAGGGATATGGAAGTTACCCTGAGACAGATGCAGGAATTACGTAAAGACCTTTACGAAATTATATCCTATCATTCAGGACAATCCTACGAGAAAATAGAAAAAGATTCTGACCTTGACTTCTGGATGCGTCCCGAAGAAGCCAAGAAATATGGTATCGTAGACGAAGTACTGGACAGAGGCTATCATGCGCGTAAGAAAGAAAATTCATAG
- the tig gene encoding trigger factor: MDITLDKKGNTEASIKINLKEEDYQPQIEEKVKEYRKKASLKGFRPGKVPPSLIKKMYGKGIKVEEINQLISQSLPKYIKDQELNLVGEPLPNYEGAEDIDWETQKEFVFTYDIGFVNDFEYNVSENLKVVKYKLELTDEEINETINNLKEQFNDTENVEEVAKGDIINGKVVQKDGELENETSLDLKQLDEKQTKVFIGAKKGDEVVFDIRETHPEDSDVAVLLSKSPEEVTEVKGEFGFTIESILRRKAAELNQDFFDKVFGKDAVNSEEEFREKVKATMQENYDRETTNLLMLDIRNTIVDNTKFEIPEEFLKRWLLERNEGNISQEQIDKEFTDYVRDLRWNLIINKISEDKEIKVEHEDVKEKARQMIEEQLGQSGLLGQLGDNLDPFVENYLQGDKGNNYMQVFNQARTEKIFDYIKENATLEEKKISVEQFKEEVEKRQ, from the coding sequence TTGGATATTACACTTGACAAAAAGGGGAATACTGAAGCCTCTATTAAAATTAATTTGAAAGAGGAAGATTATCAACCTCAAATAGAAGAGAAAGTAAAGGAATACCGGAAAAAAGCCAGCCTCAAAGGCTTCCGTCCCGGTAAAGTTCCACCTTCCCTTATCAAAAAGATGTATGGAAAAGGAATTAAAGTAGAAGAAATCAACCAACTTATTTCTCAATCTCTTCCAAAATACATCAAAGATCAGGAATTGAACCTTGTGGGTGAGCCTCTTCCTAACTATGAGGGTGCAGAAGATATTGACTGGGAAACGCAAAAAGAGTTTGTTTTTACCTATGACATTGGCTTCGTTAATGATTTTGAATATAATGTCTCTGAAAATCTAAAGGTTGTTAAGTATAAACTTGAGTTGACTGACGAGGAAATAAATGAAACGATTAATAACCTCAAAGAACAGTTCAACGATACTGAAAATGTAGAGGAAGTCGCTAAAGGTGACATCATCAATGGCAAAGTAGTACAGAAAGATGGTGAGCTTGAGAACGAAACTTCTTTGGATCTGAAGCAACTGGATGAGAAGCAGACAAAAGTATTTATCGGTGCAAAAAAGGGAGATGAAGTTGTATTTGATATCCGTGAAACCCACCCTGAAGACAGCGATGTAGCCGTACTTTTATCCAAATCCCCCGAAGAAGTAACTGAAGTCAAAGGTGAATTTGGCTTTACCATTGAATCTATTCTTCGTCGTAAAGCTGCTGAATTGAATCAGGATTTTTTTGATAAAGTTTTTGGTAAGGATGCTGTAAATTCTGAAGAAGAGTTTCGTGAAAAAGTCAAAGCTACGATGCAGGAGAATTATGATAGAGAAACGACTAACCTGCTCATGCTTGATATCCGCAATACCATAGTAGATAATACCAAGTTTGAAATCCCTGAAGAATTTTTGAAGCGCTGGTTGTTAGAAAGAAACGAAGGAAACATTTCTCAGGAACAGATAGATAAAGAATTTACTGATTATGTACGTGACCTACGCTGGAATTTAATCATCAATAAAATTTCTGAGGACAAAGAAATTAAGGTAGAACACGAAGATGTAAAAGAAAAAGCACGCCAGATGATTGAAGAGCAGTTAGGACAATCTGGCTTGCTAGGACAACTAGGCGATAACCTTGATCCATTCGTGGAAAATTACCTGCAAGGTGACAAAGGAAATAATTACATGCAGGTATTCAATCAGGCACGTACTGAGAAAATTTTTGACTATATTAAGGAAAATGCTACCTTAGAAGAGAAGAAAATCTCAGTAGAACAATTTAAAGAAGAGGTAGAGAAAAGACAATAA
- a CDS encoding RelA/SpoT family protein, with protein sequence MLVVNTDEEKKEILRRYRRLLRQAKPYLKEGDAKLIKKAFNTSMEAHQEMRRKSGEPYIYHPLAVAEICVNEIGLGTTSIICALLHDVVEDTEIELEDIEHEFGGKVARIIDGLTKISGVFDYGSSQQAENFRKMLLTLSDDVRVILIKLADRLHNMRTLDSMPKNKQLKVASETIYLYAPLAHRLGLYAIKSELEDLNLKFTQPEKYREIAIAISSTKDARSRFIKKFIDPIQKELNKQGFDFVIKGRPKSIYSIWNKMQKKNIPFHEVYDLFAIRIILDVPLEEEKAACWKIYSVITDFYNPNPERLRDWISTPKSNGYESLHTTVMSPGGQWVEVQIRTKRMDEIAEKGYAAHWKYKDKPSTANRQSGLEDWIGKVREILEQAKNENSESAVEFVDDFRSNFFNEEVFVFTPKGELRTLPRGATALDFAFDIHTEIGAKCLGAKVNQKLVPINYILSNGDQVEILTSNKQKPNQDWLRFAVSSKAKSKIKEILKEEKKAAAFEGKEIVKRKLKQMKVELNSEILEKLTSYFKVKTPLDLYYQVGEGVIPATSIKKFKDELDHQDITTKAKISDAKSFSRAVSKIKGETQDLLLIGDDMDILDYKLAKCCNPIPGDDVFGFVTVNEGIKIHRTNCPNAPELMANYGYRIVQAKWMPRKELAYLSGLKVIGTDRMGLINDITKVISAELKVNMRSLSIDTEGGIFEGNIMLYVHDKSHLDTLIKKLEKVNGVVKVTRFDSD encoded by the coding sequence ATGCTGGTAGTTAATACCGACGAAGAGAAAAAAGAAATACTAAGAAGATATCGCAGGTTGCTTAGGCAAGCCAAGCCTTACCTCAAAGAAGGCGATGCCAAGTTAATCAAGAAGGCGTTCAACACTTCTATGGAAGCCCATCAGGAGATGCGCCGAAAATCAGGTGAGCCTTACATCTATCATCCTCTGGCAGTAGCAGAAATTTGTGTCAATGAAATTGGTCTGGGTACAACCTCCATCATTTGCGCTCTGCTGCATGATGTCGTAGAAGACACGGAGATAGAATTGGAAGATATTGAGCATGAGTTTGGAGGTAAAGTAGCGCGTATCATTGACGGGCTTACCAAGATTTCCGGTGTATTTGACTACGGAAGCTCACAGCAGGCAGAAAATTTCAGAAAAATGTTGCTCACCCTTTCTGATGATGTACGGGTGATATTGATCAAACTGGCAGACAGGTTACACAATATGCGTACCCTGGACAGCATGCCCAAAAACAAGCAGCTCAAAGTAGCTTCTGAGACTATCTATTTGTATGCCCCTCTAGCCCATCGTTTAGGCTTATATGCCATCAAATCTGAACTGGAGGATTTAAACCTAAAATTTACACAACCGGAGAAATACCGTGAGATAGCGATTGCTATCAGTTCTACCAAGGATGCCAGAAGTAGATTTATTAAAAAGTTCATAGATCCGATTCAGAAAGAACTGAATAAACAAGGATTTGATTTTGTAATCAAAGGCCGGCCAAAATCTATTTACTCTATCTGGAATAAAATGCAGAAGAAAAACATACCTTTTCATGAGGTATACGATCTCTTTGCAATACGTATTATTCTGGATGTCCCTTTGGAAGAAGAAAAAGCTGCCTGCTGGAAAATTTATTCAGTAATCACTGACTTTTATAATCCTAACCCGGAGCGATTGAGGGATTGGATTAGTACCCCAAAATCAAATGGTTATGAATCTTTGCACACAACCGTGATGAGTCCGGGAGGGCAGTGGGTAGAAGTGCAGATCAGAACCAAAAGAATGGATGAGATTGCCGAAAAAGGTTATGCAGCGCACTGGAAATATAAAGATAAGCCCAGCACCGCCAACAGGCAATCGGGCTTAGAAGACTGGATAGGAAAAGTGAGAGAAATCCTGGAGCAGGCTAAAAATGAAAATAGTGAATCTGCAGTTGAGTTTGTAGATGATTTTCGCTCCAATTTTTTTAACGAGGAAGTATTTGTATTTACTCCCAAAGGCGAACTAAGAACCCTGCCCAGAGGAGCCACTGCCCTGGACTTTGCCTTTGATATACATACTGAAATAGGCGCTAAATGTCTGGGAGCCAAAGTGAACCAGAAACTGGTACCGATCAACTACATCCTTTCTAATGGAGATCAGGTAGAGATTCTTACTTCTAACAAACAAAAGCCTAATCAGGATTGGTTAAGGTTTGCGGTAAGCTCTAAAGCCAAATCCAAGATCAAAGAGATACTTAAGGAAGAGAAAAAGGCTGCTGCCTTTGAAGGCAAAGAAATTGTGAAAAGGAAGCTGAAGCAGATGAAAGTGGAACTTAATAGTGAGATTCTGGAAAAACTGACCAGCTATTTTAAAGTTAAAACACCACTGGATTTATATTATCAGGTAGGAGAGGGTGTGATACCAGCCACTTCTATCAAAAAGTTTAAAGATGAGCTTGATCATCAGGATATTACTACCAAAGCAAAAATTTCTGATGCCAAGTCATTTTCCAGGGCAGTCTCAAAAATCAAAGGAGAAACACAAGATCTCTTACTCATTGGAGATGATATGGATATCCTGGATTATAAGCTGGCAAAATGCTGTAATCCGATCCCGGGTGATGATGTCTTTGGATTTGTTACCGTCAATGAGGGTATTAAAATTCACCGTACAAATTGTCCTAATGCACCGGAACTGATGGCCAATTACGGATATCGCATTGTGCAGGCCAAATGGATGCCCCGTAAAGAACTAGCCTATCTTTCGGGACTAAAAGTAATAGGAACAGACAGAATGGGATTAATCAATGATATTACCAAGGTGATTTCAGCAGAACTCAAAGTAAATATGCGTTCCCTTTCCATTGATACCGAGGGTGGAATCTTTGAAGGGAACATCATGTTATATGTGCATGATAAATCTCACCTTGATACGCTCATTAAAAAGCTGGAAAAGGTAAATGGGGTAGTGAAAGTAACCCGCTTTGATTCTGATTAG